Within Streptomyces sp. SS1-1, the genomic segment TCGCAGCCCGCGGCCGGTGACTTCAAGGCGTTCTCGACGATCTGCACCCACCAGAAGTGCCCGATGACGGACCTCAAGGAGGACACGCTGTCCTGCGCCTGTCACGGCAGCCAGTTCTCCGTCCTGGACGGCAGTGTGAAGAAGGGCCCGGCGACCCAGCCGCTGGAGGAGAAGAAGGTCAGCGTGTCCGGCGACTCGATCACGCTGGCCTGACGCGCGGCGCCCGCGCCGGCCGGTCCACCACCTCGTCCGTGGTGACGACGCCGGCGACGAGCGCGAGGGTGGGGGCGATCATCGCGGGGGTGGACGAGGAGCGCACCCCGGCGATGGCGTCCCGCGGCACGACCACGACATAGCCCCGGTTCACGGCGTCGAGGACGGCGTTGGGCACGGCCACGTCGGCCGGGACACCGGCGACGACGAGCGTGCGGCAGCCGAGGTCGCGCAGCAGGGCGTCGGCGTCGGTGCCCTGGATCGGGGGCAGGCCGTGCATGCGGCGGACGACGAGGTCCAGTTCGGCGACCTCGATCGGCGCCGCCACACGGACCGCGTCGGAAGATCGCTGAGCTCGGCGTGCTGCGGCAACCACCGTTGCGTGGGGGCGGAGGACGACTCATCCTTTTCTGACGTGATGTCAGAGGATCTCTCCTCTGGCACGACGTGGGAGAAGAGGGGGCCGTATGACCGTCACTCAGCGCCGGGGCCGGAAGATCATGATGTCGCCGGGCGAGCTGGACGCGTTCCTCACCGAACAGCGCACCTGCCGGGTCGCCACGGTGTCCGCCGACGGCTTTCCGCATGTGAGCGCCCTGTGGTTCGCGTGGGACGGCACGTCGCTGTGGCTGTACTCGGTGGTCCGCAGCAAGCGGTGGGCCGATCTGCGCCGCGATCCGCGGGTGGCGATCGTGATCGACACCGGCGAGGAGTACGAGCAGCTGCGCGGGGTGGAGCTGTCCGGCACCGTCGACTTCGTGGGCGAGGCCCCGCGCGTGGGCGAGCTGTGCGCCGAACTCGACGTGCCGGAGACGCTGTTCGCCCGCAAGAACTTCGGCATCGAGGAGATGCCGCACGACGGGCGGCACGCCTGGATCAGGCTGACCCCGGAGAAGGTCGTGTCCTGGGACTTCCGGAAGCTGGGGGCGGCCTAAGGAACAGCCCTTAGCGGGCTTCTCAGACGGACTCCGCCGCCGAGCGCAGGGCCTGCACCGCCGCCCGGATCGACGGGCGGCGGTCCGCGTCCGCGCGCCAGACGGCGTAGATGTGCCGGTGGACGCTCTCGCGGACCGGCACCGCCCGCACGCCGGGCGGCATGGGGTCGCGGCCGAGCCGGGGGGCCACGCAGACGCCCAGTCCGGCGGCGACGAGGGCCAGTTGGGTGTGGTGCTCCTCGGCGCGGTGGGCGATACGGGGCTCGATGCCCTCGGTGCGCAGGGTATAAAGCAGCCACTCGTGACAGAACTCGCCCTCGGGCCAGGCGACCCATTCGTCGTCCGCGAAGTCCTCCATCGTCACCTCGGCGCGCTCGGCCAGCGGATGCCCCTCGGGCATGGCGATCTCGACGCGGTCCTTGAGGATGGACGCCTTCGCCAGCCCCTCGGGCATCGGCAGGGGCTTGTTGTACCAGTCGAGGACGACGGCGAGATCGGCGTCCCCGCGGAGCACCGCGGCGACCCCGCCCTCGGGCTCCAGCTCCCGTGACCGCACGCGCAGCGCCGGGTGTTCGGCGCGCAGCGAGGTGAGCGCGGCGGGGAAGAGCCCGCGCAGGGCGGTGGGGAAGGCGACGAGCCGCAGTTCGCCGACCACCTGCCCGCGCTGCGCCTCCAGGTCGGACTGGGCCAGTTCGACCTGGGACAGGATGCGCGCCGCGTGCTCGGCGAGCAGCCGCCCGGCGTCGGTGAGCCGCACGCCCCGGCCGTTCTTGGCGAGGAGCCGCTGGCCGACCTCGCGTTCGAGCTTGGACATCTGCTGGGAGACGGCGGAGGTCGTGATGTGCAGTCCCTCGGCCGCACCACTCACCGAGCCGTGCCGGGCGAGGGCGTCGAGGGTGCGCAGGCGCTCCAGGTTCAACATGTAAGCGATGCTACGAGATATCGTGCGGTAAATCTCGCTTGTGCTACGAGATCCTTGTGCCGCATCGTAGGGCCATGACCACCGCCACCACCCCGCGCACCCCGGCCGCGGCCCCGGACCTCCCGCGCTCCCGCACCCGCCTCGACTGGCGTCTGCGGTTCGCCGCCCTCTCGCTGATCTGGGGCTTCAGCTTCCTGCTGATCAAGGTGGGCACCGACGGGTACGCCCCCTTCCAGGTCACGCTGGGCCGGCTGGTGTTCGGGACGGCGGTACTGGCGGCGGCCATGGCGGTCAAGCGGGAGCGGCTGCCGCGCGGGGCGCGGACGTGGGGGCATCTGGCGGTGGCCGCGTTCCTGCTGAACGCGCTGCCGTTCTCGCTGTTCGCGTACTCCGAGCTGACGATCCCGTCGACGCTCGCCGGCATCTGCAACGCCACCTCGCCGCTGTGGGGCATGGCCCTGTCGATGGTCGCCCTCTCCGAGGACCGGCCCACGCGGGTGCGGGTCGCCGGGCTGGGGATCGGTTTCGTCGGCGTGCTGACGGTGCTGGGCGCCTGGCAGGGCTTCGACGGGCTGGACGCCAAGGGGACGGCGATGGCCCTGCTGGCCTCGCTGAGCTACCCGATCGGCTGGATCTACGTCCGCCGCACCCTCGCCGGGAACGGCTCCTCGCACCTGGCGCTGACCGGCGCCCAGTTGCTGCTGGCCACGGTGCAACTGGCCATCGTCACCCCGCTGTTCACGTCCCTGCCAAGCCGGTTCGCGCTGCTCCCCCTCTTCGCGGTGGTCGCCCTGGGCGCGCTCGGCACGGGGCTCGCGGTGCTGATCCAGTACGGGCTGGTCGCCGAGGTCGGTCCGACGACGGCCCAGATGGTCACGTACTTCATCCCGGTCATCGCCACGGCGGCGGGCGTGGCCGTCCTGGGCGAGTCCCTCGCCTGGTCGACGCCGGTCGGAGCGCTGATCGTTTTGGCGGGCGCGGCGCTGACACAGGTGAAGCGGGGCGCTTGATCCTGCGGGGCGGGGTGCTTGACCCGGCGGGGCGAGGTGCGTGGCTGTGCGGGGCGGGGTGCGTGGCTGTGCTGGGCGGGGTACGTGGCTGTGCGCGCGGGGTGCGTGGGCGGGCGGGGCAACTGACCCTGACCTTGCGGGGCGGGCGCCTGGCCGTACGGGGTGCGGCCCCGACCCTGCGGGACGCGGCACCCGCCCCTGCGAGGTGAGGCACCCGGCTGCGCGGGCGAGGCACCCGATCCTGCGCGGCGAAGCACCCGGCCGTACAGGGCGGGGCACCCGAGCCTGCGCGCCCAGGCACCCACCTGCGCAGGCGAAGCACCCGACCCTCGGGACGAGGCACCCCGCCATACGAGCCGGGACACCCGACCCTGCGCGGCCAAGCACCCGACTACGCGGGGCACCTGACCCTGCGCAGCAAAGCACCCCGACGGTACGTGCGAGGCATTCGACCCTGCGGGACAGGGCACCCGGCCGTACGGGGCCGGGCGCCCCCGAAGAACTCAGACGTAGCTCCGCACCGGCGCCCGGCCCAGCGCCGCCGCCACCGCGTCCGCCAGGGGTCCGGCCTCCTCCGGGCGCAGGGTGGACGTGGTGATCCTGATGCCGGGCGGCGCCGCCGTGCGGAAGCGGGCTCCCGGGGCGACCGCCCAGCCCGCGTGCAGCAGCCGGGACACGGCCCCGGTCTCGTCGGGCACCTGCACCCAGACGTTCAGGCCGCTGCGCCCGTGACCCTCGACGCCCCGCTCGGCCAGCGCCCGCAGCAGCAGGTCGCGCCGCTCGCCGTACGCCGCCGCCACGGCCGCCGGGTCGTGTCCGCCGTCGGTCCACAGCCGTACCACCGCCCGCTGCAGCAGCCTGCTGACCCAGCCGGCGCCGAGGCGCTGCCGGCCGCGCACCCGGTCCACGGTGACGTCGTCGCCGGTGAGCACGGCGAGGCGCAGGTCCGGTCCGTACGCCTTGGCGACCGAGCGGACGAACGCCCAGTGCCGGGTCCCGCCAGCGAGGGGGTGCAGGGGCAGGTCGACGATCCCGTGCCCGTGGTCGTCCTCGATCAGCAGGACGTCGGGGTGGTCCCGCAGCACCGAGCGCAGGGCACGCGCGCGGGAAGCGCTCACCACGGCACCGGTGGGATTCTGCATGCGGTCGGTGACGATGAGGGCCCGCGCACTCGAGGCGAGGACGCGCCGCACGTCCTCGGGCAGCGGCCCCTCGTCGTCGACGCCCACAGGGGCGAGCCGCAGACCGAGCGCCGGGACCAGATCGAGCAGGGCGCGCCATCCGGGATCCTCGACGGCGACGGTGTCGCCGGGCTTGAGGTGGGCCGCCAGGACCCGTTCGATGGCGTCCAGGGAGCCGGACAGGACGGCCGACGGACCGGACGGCACGCCGTCGGCGTCGAGGGCGGCCCGTGCGAGGCGTGCCAGTTCCGGCTCCACGGGGTCGGCGCCGTAGAGGACGGACTCCCGGTCCCCCTGTTCGCCGGCGGCCGCGAACGCCCGCGCGAGCGACGGCAGCAGCGCCGGGTCGGGGTTGCCGCTCGCCACGTCCCGGACGCCCTCGGGCACCTCGGCCCCGGTGTACTCGCGGCCGGTCGTGGCGGGCCTGGGCCGTACCCGGCTGCCCCGCCGGCCCGCGGTCTCGATGACCCCGCGCTCCCGCAGGATGCGGTAGGCGGCGGCGACCGTGTTGGGGTTCACCCCGAGACCGGCCGCCAGCTCCCGCATGGGCGGGAGCAGTTGACCGGGCTCCAGCTCGCCCGTACCCACGCCGCGCTCGACGCTCGACGCGATATCCGTCGCGCGCCGCCCTTCGATCCGATATTCTCCTAGCACAAACAACATTATGCACTAGTGCAATGGAGAGCGCCATGCAGGTGACCCAGCAGCCGACCCCGCCGCCCGGCGCCTACACGCCGACGGACCGCACCGCCCCCACCCGCTCCGCGGAGCGGGCGTCCTACGACAGGGAGTTGGTGCACGCGATACTCGACGAGGCGTACGTGTGCCATCTCGGGTTCGTCCGCGACGGCGCCCCGGTCGTGCTGCCCACGCTGTTCGCCCGCGTCGGCGAGACGCTCTACGTCCACGGCTCGACGGGCTCCCGCCCGCTGCGGATGACCGGCGAGCCGGACCCCGGGCTGCCCGTCTGCCTGACGGTCACGCATGTGGACGCCCTGATCCTGGCCCGCTCCGCCTTCCACCACTCGATCAACTACCGCTCGGTCGTGGTGCACGGCACCGCCCACCAGGTGACGGACCCCGAGGAGAAGCGGATCGCCCTGGACGCCCTGGTCGACCACGTCGTGCCCGGCCGGTCCGCCGACTCGCGGCCCGCGAACAAGAAGGAGCTGGCGGCCACCGCGGTGATCCGCCTCGACCTGGACGAGGTCTCCGCCAAGCTCCGCACCGGCGGTGTCAACGACGAGCCCGAGGACCTGGCCCTCCCGCACTGGGCGGGCGTGGTCCCCCTGCGCAAGGGCTACGACACCCCCGTCGGCGACGCCGCCCTCGCCCCCGGCACCACCGTCCCGGACTACCTCGGCACCTCCTGAGCACCGCGCCGGACGGGGCCCCGCGCGATGGCGGGGCCCCCGCGGCTCACGCCGGACGCGGGCGGTCCCGCCGGGCTCCCCGTGCCTCCGCCAGCGCGAGCCCGACGACGGACCCGAGCATCAGCAGGGTGCCCAGGCAGGTCGCCGCCGTGAGCTGCTCACCGAGCAGGAGCACCGCGAGCACCGCCGCGCTGACCGGTTCGAGCAGCATGATCACGGACACGGTGGCCGAGCGTACGGCGGCCGCGCCCGCGAAGTAGAGCGCGTACGCGAGCGCCGTCGGCACCGCCGCGATGTACAGCAGGAGCCAGCCGACCCGGGCGGGCTCGGCCGCGTGCGGCACGAGCCCCTCCGCCAGCGCGAACGGCAGCAGGCACACACTGGTCACCGCGAAGGCCCACACGGACGTGGAGGCGGCGTCGGCCCCGCCGTCCCGGCCCCACTTGCGGGTGAGCAGCGTCATCACGGAGTATCCGGCCGCCGACAGCAGCGCCAGCAGCACACCGGCGGGCCGTACGGTCGCCCCGGAGTCGCCGAGCGCCATCACACCGAGCCCGGTGAGCGCGCCGGCCACGGCCGCCACTCCCCCGCGCCCCAGCCGCTCGCCCAGCATCAGCCGGGCGCCGAGCGCGATGAACACGGGACCGGCGCCGAGCGTGACGACGGTGCCCACGGCGAGACCCGTCGCCTCGACGGCGGCGAAGTAGGCGGTCTGGAAGACGGCGAGGCCCAGGCCCGTGGCCCCGGCCCGCAGCACCTTGCGCCGCAGCGGCGCGGGGCCGGCCGCACGGGTGCGCGGACGCATCGCGTGGACGGCGAGCAGCAGCAGGAAGCCGACCGCGCAGCGCCAGAAGGACAACGTGACCGGCCCCATGTCACTGGCCCGGTAGACCAGGGAGGCGGCGGCGCCCGCAGTGCCCCAGGCGGCACCGGCGACGGTCAGGAAGAGCAGGCCACGCCCGACGGGCAGGCCGGACAGAGCGGTGTTCGACACGAGTGGTTCTCCGCAGACTTCCGAAACGGTGGAGGACCCGGCTCAGCGGGGTCCCGGGGACGCGTCTGCGGGCAGCACGGCACCGCCCGGCACAACCGGGCGGACGATCCGGAGGGCCCGCCTCAGGCGGCCGGAGGCGGAAGAACGCGTGTCATCGGCATGATGGCGCACCTTAGGCGACGTTTTCCGGCTCGGACAACTCGGATTCGACCCCGCCGGACGCCACCGGAGCGGGCGCCCCCTTCGCGGGTGCCGACGACTGCGCGATGAAGGCGCCGGCCAGGACGACGACACCGCCGACGATCTGCGGGGCGGACAGGTGCTCGCCCAGCAGGAACCAGGCCAGCACGGTCGCGATGACCGCCTCCAGGCAGGCGACGACCCCGGCGACCTGCGGCGAGAGCCGCCGTACCGAGACCACGCCGGTGACGTAGGCGACGACGGTGGCGAGCAGGACGATCCAGGCCAACAGCAGCACGGCCGGTACCGGCGTGCCGTCCATGTGCGCGGTGCCACCGAGCACGCCCCAGTCCATCGTCCACGGGCGGGCGACGACGGTGAGCACGGCGGCGCCGACCAGGAGGCCGTACGCGATGACCCCGAGCGGGTCGGGGGCGTCGGCGCCGGAGTCGCTGCCCTGGTCGGACAGGACGAAGTAGCCGACCTGGCAGCAGGCGGCGCCGAGCGCGAGGAGCAGGCCGAGGGCGTCGAAACCGAGCCCCGCCCAGACCTCGACGACACAGGCGAGCCCGCCCACGGCGAGGACCACGCCCACGGCGGCGGCACGCGTGACGGGCCGCCGCTGCACGAACCGGACCCAGCCGAGGACGAGCGCCGGCGCCAGGTACTCGACGAGCAGCGCGACCCCGACCGGGATACGGGAGATCGAGGCGAAGTAGAACGCCTGCACACCGGCCACGCCCAGCAGTCCGAACCCGGCGAGCAGGGCGGGCCGCCGCCGGACCAGGGCCCGATGACGGACGGCCAGCGGCAGCATCACGAGGGCCGCGCCGGCCACCCGCAGCCACACCACGTGGAGCGGGTCCAGCCCCGCCTCGATCAGCGGCTTCGCCGCCACACCGGACCCACCGAAGGCGATCGCGGAGCCGATCGCCAGACCGAGCCCGATCCCTTTGCCGCGGCCGGTCAGGCCGCTCTCAGACGTGCGCACCGGCACATGATGACAGGCGTTGACATGAGCGTCATCCCCGGTGACACCTGTCTCGTTGGCTGGACACGGGGGACGCGCCCGGGGTGGCCCTCAGGTCGTGAACGCGCCGGGCTCCTTGTCGAGCCGGGCGCGCAACCCGTCCACGTCGACGCCGGCACGGCCCAGCACCTCCACGGCACGGGCCCCCGGGTCCCGGACGAGCGCCCCAAGCAGATCGGCACCCCGGGCCAGCGGGTCGCCGCGGCGGGCCGCGCCCAGACGGCAGTCGTGCAGGGCCTTCGCGGCGAGCGGGGAGAGGCCGTCGTCGTCCGGTACGACGGGCGCGGCCCCCGAGTCCTCCACACTGCCCTGCCAGCGCAGGCCGTAGCCGATGCTGCGCTGGACGAGGTAGCCGAGCAGACGGGCGACCTGCGGTCCGTCACCGAGGACGGCATGGACGTCGGGGTCCTGTTCGAGGAGCGAGTGCAGCAGATGGGCCGTGTCGACGTGCCGGTCCCGGTCCCGGACCGCCCGGCGGCGGGCGCCGGAGACCACCGCCGCCAGCTCGTCGCTGAGCCGGGCGGTGTCCTGGCGCCGGGAGTCCTGTTCCTGGGTGGACTGCCGGGGGATACGGGGCTGCACATGTTCACCCCATCAACTATTTCGCGGCTCGGCATCCACGGGGGGAACCATGTCGGCGTCCCACGGGAAGTGGACACGCGGGGCCGGAATCTCCTCCTTGCGGAGGAGATCAGACGGAACACGGCGGAGCGGCGCGCGCCGCCTTGCCAAACGGCTTCCGCGCGCCCCCGCCGCGAACGAGACCTGACGGTTCATCACTATGTGGCCTGAACGGCGCCGGGACATGGCGAAGCGCCCCGCGGATCGCTCCGCGGGGCGCTCGTGATGACGGCCGGGCTCAGTCCTCGTCGGCGAGGATCAGATACAGCTTCTTGCGGGCCTCGCCGATGACGGCGAGCGCCTTCTCGCGCTGCTCCTTGGTGCCGGTCTTCCAGACCTGACCGAATGCCTCCATCAGGCCGAACCCGGCCTGCCGGATCTCCCCCAGCGCCTCCCAGTCGACCCCTCGGGAAGCCTCTTCCCACGGGGCCTCCGGGCCCGCCTCGGCCGCCTCACGGCCCGCCTCGGTCAGGGAGAACAGCTTCTTGCCGCCCTCGCTCTCACTGACGATCAGACCCTCGTCCTCCAGCAGTTGAAGGGTCGGGTACACCGAGCCGGGGCTGGGCTTCCACGCCCCGCCGCTGCGCTCGGCAATCTCCTGGATCATCTCGTAGCCGTGCATCGGGCGGTCCTTCAGCAGGGCGAGGATCGACGCCCGTACGTCACCGCGCCGCGCCCTCCCCCGAGGCCCGCCACGACCCCGGGGCCCCCACGGGCCGGGGCCGAATCCAGGTCCGCCGAAGCCCTGACCGCCCGGCCCGAACGGCCCGAAGGCGCCACGGCGCCCTTCGAACCCGCCTCGGCCGCGGCCTCCGTGACCACCGTGTCCACGCTCGAATCCATGGGAACGCATCCCCATCACTCCATCCATCGTTCATCCATCTTTGATCTGTCGCGATGCCTCAACGATATATCGGAAACAGTCGACCGACAAGCCTTTCCGAACTGCCCGACCGGGAGCTCTGTCAGAGGCGGCGTCTAGTGTGCGGCGCTGTGGACGCTGCTGATCTCGAACGCCGGGCCCGGTCCTCCGCGGGCTTCATCCCTTCCTCCCTGGTCACCCGGCTGCTCGCCCGCGGCCATGAGCGGGAGGTGGAGGTGCAGGCCGCACGCGGGGAGTGGTTCTGCGCGCGGGAGTGGGCGCGGCGGCTGGGTGAGCGGCGGCAGCAGGAGCGGGCATCGGAAGTCCTCGCCCCCTATGTGGCGACGGGCTGGTGGCCGGCGGTCCGGGCGCGGGCCGAGCTGCTGGAGGACTGGGGCCGGGCCGAGGAGGCGGTCGCCCTGTGCCGGCCGTACGTGGAGCGCGGGAACAGGCTGGTCCTGCACTTCTTCGCCGGCCTGCTGACCCGTCACGGCCGGGGCGCCGAGGCGTTCGCGCTGCTGCGGTCCGGGATCGAGGACTGGTTCCTC encodes:
- a CDS encoding aminotransferase class I/II-fold pyridoxal phosphate-dependent enzyme, which gives rise to MLGEYRIEGRRATDIASSVERGVGTGELEPGQLLPPMRELAAGLGVNPNTVAAAYRILRERGVIETAGRRGSRVRPRPATTGREYTGAEVPEGVRDVASGNPDPALLPSLARAFAAAGEQGDRESVLYGADPVEPELARLARAALDADGVPSGPSAVLSGSLDAIERVLAAHLKPGDTVAVEDPGWRALLDLVPALGLRLAPVGVDDEGPLPEDVRRVLASSARALIVTDRMQNPTGAVVSASRARALRSVLRDHPDVLLIEDDHGHGIVDLPLHPLAGGTRHWAFVRSVAKAYGPDLRLAVLTGDDVTVDRVRGRQRLGAGWVSRLLQRAVVRLWTDGGHDPAAVAAAYGERRDLLLRALAERGVEGHGRSGLNVWVQVPDETGAVSRLLHAGWAVAPGARFRTAAPPGIRITTSTLRPEEAGPLADAVAAALGRAPVRSYV
- a CDS encoding pyridoxamine 5'-phosphate oxidase family protein; amino-acid sequence: MTVTQRRGRKIMMSPGELDAFLTEQRTCRVATVSADGFPHVSALWFAWDGTSLWLYSVVRSKRWADLRRDPRVAIVIDTGEEYEQLRGVELSGTVDFVGEAPRVGELCAELDVPETLFARKNFGIEEMPHDGRHAWIRLTPEKVVSWDFRKLGAA
- a CDS encoding PadR family transcriptional regulator, giving the protein MRSHGFERGHGGHGGRGRGGFEGRRGAFGPFGPGGQGFGGPGFGPGPWGPRGRGGPRGRARRGDVRASILALLKDRPMHGYEMIQEIAERSGGAWKPSPGSVYPTLQLLEDEGLIVSESEGGKKLFSLTEAGREAAEAGPEAPWEEASRGVDWEALGEIRQAGFGLMEAFGQVWKTGTKEQREKALAVIGEARKKLYLILADED
- a CDS encoding EamA family transporter, which gives rise to MPVRTSESGLTGRGKGIGLGLAIGSAIAFGGSGVAAKPLIEAGLDPLHVVWLRVAGAALVMLPLAVRHRALVRRRPALLAGFGLLGVAGVQAFYFASISRIPVGVALLVEYLAPALVLGWVRFVQRRPVTRAAAVGVVLAVGGLACVVEVWAGLGFDALGLLLALGAACCQVGYFVLSDQGSDSGADAPDPLGVIAYGLLVGAAVLTVVARPWTMDWGVLGGTAHMDGTPVPAVLLLAWIVLLATVVAYVTGVVSVRRLSPQVAGVVACLEAVIATVLAWFLLGEHLSAPQIVGGVVVLAGAFIAQSSAPAKGAPAPVASGGVESELSEPENVA
- a CDS encoding pyridoxamine 5'-phosphate oxidase family protein — protein: MQVTQQPTPPPGAYTPTDRTAPTRSAERASYDRELVHAILDEAYVCHLGFVRDGAPVVLPTLFARVGETLYVHGSTGSRPLRMTGEPDPGLPVCLTVTHVDALILARSAFHHSINYRSVVVHGTAHQVTDPEEKRIALDALVDHVVPGRSADSRPANKKELAATAVIRLDLDEVSAKLRTGGVNDEPEDLALPHWAGVVPLRKGYDTPVGDAALAPGTTVPDYLGTS
- a CDS encoding DMT family transporter — translated: MSNTALSGLPVGRGLLFLTVAGAAWGTAGAAASLVYRASDMGPVTLSFWRCAVGFLLLLAVHAMRPRTRAAGPAPLRRKVLRAGATGLGLAVFQTAYFAAVEATGLAVGTVVTLGAGPVFIALGARLMLGERLGRGGVAAVAGALTGLGVMALGDSGATVRPAGVLLALLSAAGYSVMTLLTRKWGRDGGADAASTSVWAFAVTSVCLLPFALAEGLVPHAAEPARVGWLLLYIAAVPTALAYALYFAGAAAVRSATVSVIMLLEPVSAAVLAVLLLGEQLTAATCLGTLLMLGSVVGLALAEARGARRDRPRPA
- a CDS encoding LysR family transcriptional regulator; its protein translation is MLNLERLRTLDALARHGSVSGAAEGLHITTSAVSQQMSKLEREVGQRLLAKNGRGVRLTDAGRLLAEHAARILSQVELAQSDLEAQRGQVVGELRLVAFPTALRGLFPAALTSLRAEHPALRVRSRELEPEGGVAAVLRGDADLAVVLDWYNKPLPMPEGLAKASILKDRVEIAMPEGHPLAERAEVTMEDFADDEWVAWPEGEFCHEWLLYTLRTEGIEPRIAHRAEEHHTQLALVAAGLGVCVAPRLGRDPMPPGVRAVPVRESVHRHIYAVWRADADRRPSIRAAVQALRSAAESV
- a CDS encoding DMT family transporter; the protein is MTTATTPRTPAAAPDLPRSRTRLDWRLRFAALSLIWGFSFLLIKVGTDGYAPFQVTLGRLVFGTAVLAAAMAVKRERLPRGARTWGHLAVAAFLLNALPFSLFAYSELTIPSTLAGICNATSPLWGMALSMVALSEDRPTRVRVAGLGIGFVGVLTVLGAWQGFDGLDAKGTAMALLASLSYPIGWIYVRRTLAGNGSSHLALTGAQLLLATVQLAIVTPLFTSLPSRFALLPLFAVVALGALGTGLAVLIQYGLVAEVGPTTAQMVTYFIPVIATAAGVAVLGESLAWSTPVGALIVLAGAALTQVKRGA
- a CDS encoding Clp protease N-terminal domain-containing protein, which gives rise to MQPRIPRQSTQEQDSRRQDTARLSDELAAVVSGARRRAVRDRDRHVDTAHLLHSLLEQDPDVHAVLGDGPQVARLLGYLVQRSIGYGLRWQGSVEDSGAAPVVPDDDGLSPLAAKALHDCRLGAARRGDPLARGADLLGALVRDPGARAVEVLGRAGVDVDGLRARLDKEPGAFTT